In Lolium rigidum isolate FL_2022 chromosome 3, APGP_CSIRO_Lrig_0.1, whole genome shotgun sequence, the genomic window GATGCGAAAATGATCGTTTTTATCTGGGTGCCTCCAGCGATccgacgcatttccgcgtcgGCATGAATTAGGATGTtcgaaaacaacaaaataaacagtttcaacaaagtcatagttattatatcaaaattttaaaaagtctacatgaaaataagatggtattcctctaggcatTGTCTTCATGACCATCCAATGCCcgatgatgctcaatcagattcgTCTACAGGCGTTTGCACACggtctcgtcagtgacttctacattcatatgcagatagtcCTCCCAAGATAAAGCTCAAGGgattggcgcaaccagctcatCTTGGAaatcccagtggttctcattgtggtcatcaggacgctcgttctcaacgatcatgttgtgcatgatcacgtagcatgtcatcacctcatgcatggtcttcaccgaccatgttcttgccgggtgacggacaattcccACCAAGCTTGGAGCACACAAAATcctcgctccacatctttcctgtaagcctcttgcatcttggcaaacctcctcgtcttcaccGAGTTTGGATTACGaacagtcttcaccagtgtggcccagtcagggtagataccatcggcaagataatatggcttgtcatatgcattttcattgacctcgtagctcacccggggagctttgtcttgcataagcctgttgaaaaccggtgatcggtgcaacacattgatgtcattgttggaaccggccatgccaaagaatgaatgccaaatccacaatgATATATGACAGCTTCAAAAATGACAGTCCGTCCCTTCGCATGCCCGatgtactgaccctgccatcgaaatggacagttctttcacccccagtgcatgcaatctatgctgccaatcattcctgtgaatcatctagactcgttgataggcaACAGCcgtcttgtatcctcaacagttggctccctacagcaatgatgtccgaacacggcaatcatgactcggcaaaacctgtacatagactgaaggcaggtgctctcattcattcgaagatactcatcgaatatatcagcaaccattccatatgatagcatgcgaatagctgcggagcatttttggtaggaggtgaagcctaacgcacctgttgcatcgggcctacattggaagtaggggtcgtagtttctgacaccccgtagaatgaccatgaacaggtcccttgacatcatgTACCGGCGCCGGAACATTTTTTCCTTGAACACCGGGTCGGtgcggtggaagtagtccttgtgaagccggaggtgcccttccactctgttgcgcggcaggttttttgagcggcccttgatagagccccggtgcaccggcgCCTGGTTTCAATTGTACTTGTGGAGGATGGAGGCCGCAACAGTagccaatgtctgcgtcgactgatcggactcctcgtcggaagaggagtcaaccaCCTCGAGCgaaacttgtccaacatctgccacatgtccatttgCGTGGGTACGAACTGCGAATAAATGGCCGCGCAAcatagcgccgaaaacacgagtaagaaacctaccggcgcaattgaccgaacaggtcgtgggcggcgaggACGGGTGGCGCAACCGGCAAAGTTTGGCCCCAAAACAGGTGACAGGTGCACGCCGGAGCCTACCCTgactacgatcctgctctcccgcgcggcgagaaccgagccgacggcgagtactgcggcgGTGCGGCGGGACGGCAGCGGGTGGGGTTGGGGCGGTGGCGTCACACTAGAGCAGCAAAGAAAGGGAAAAATAAGCAAATCGAAGCGCTCGATTTCGCTGTTCCTAACATGCGGGGCCGAGtaagaaaaggaggacgctccgcgcgaccgcgcagcgtccgcggagacgcaaacctggcgcatatttagaccaggtttgcgtcgccgcggacggcccgatcactttgcgtcgctctGCTGGAGCAGATTCCAGACGTATTTTCGGttacggcggacgcaaacggatgctcgtcgcccgttggagatgccccgaTGAAAATTTTCTCAAAATTTGTGTGCAGCCCTGTAGCCTTTCCAAACACCGTCAGCACATCTCTGCCAGCAAGCATCTTATCTCTCACTTAATTGATGAAACTAAAGGAGCATATTAATCACAGTAAGTTTAGTTTTACTCAGCCACCATCCGCCAATACACCCATGAACTTGTCTAGATGTCTTGTTGAGCTGGGCAAGAATGCAATGGAAGAGTATGTTCTGGCTCCAGGTTCAGAGTCTCCGGTGGTAAAGATTTCCGTTTGAGCTACCTGGCGTATTCTCCAGTGCCGTTTCTGTTGAGTCGCAGCAGGATTGCAGGAATTTGCTCCCAAGAGGCCGATGGTATCTGCAAACCACACACAAGATACTCCAGAAGCTGCTACATCTACGTACTAAAATGTCGACCGGAGCATAGGGCCCAATTTAGCACGCTCTCGTCAGTGTCAAGCCTTCTCCAGAAGCTGCTAGAATTCTACCGACTGAAAAGAAGTTTCAGGTGTTATCTCGACACGGACCAAGTTCAGTGTTGTCGAGTCTTTTCGTGAAGAGGACAGAATTCTCCAGAAGCACTCTATCGTTCGTTCCCATCCACTATAAATTCTCCACCTTCCTCACCGGCGGAGATCACCAAAGCAAGTCTGAAGAAAGCAACAGACCCATCAACCGATCGCCCTTCCGCTTCCAGCAAGAAACACCAGCCAAATCCTCGCTAATCACCACCGAATCGACCGGCAATGTCGCTGATCCCCCGCGGCACCGGGTTCGACCCCTTCTCCTTCGCCTTCTCGGACCCCTTCGACGGCTTCCCCTTCGGCAGCCTCGTcccgcgcgcctcctcctcctctgagacGGCGGCCTTCGCGGGCGCGCGCATCGACTGGAAGGAGACCCCCGAGGCGCACGTGTTGAAGGCGGACGTGCCGGGGCTGAAGAAGGAGGAGGTCAAGGTGGAGGTGCAGGACGGCAACGTGCTCCAGATCAGCGGCGAGCGGAGCAAGGAGCAGGAGGAGAAGACGGACACCTGGCACCGGGTGGAGCGCAGCAGCGGCAAGTTCATGCGCAGGTTCAGGCTCCCCGACAACGCCAAGGTGGACCAGGTCAAGGCCGCCATGGAGAACGGCGTGCTCACCGTCACCGTGCCCAAGGAGGAGGCCAAGAAGCCCGACGTCAAGTCCATCCAGATCTCCGGCTAGACGTTCGTGTGCGCGCGCCCGCGTCATGGAGATGACATCTGTAGAGAGTAGGACAGAGTCTTCTTAGCAAAGTCGTCTGCTTAATAAATTTCGAGTCTGCAGTGTGAGTGTCTGTTATCGACGGTAGTCCTCATTGTCCAGTGTATGATGGTTTATCGTTCTGGGGCAGTGGCTCTTCTTGCGGTTGTGCCGGTGTTTTTGTACTCGTAGCAATACTCGTAGCAGAAGTCCCATGTTCTGTTATCAACGTGCTTAGTGAAACTCAAGCTGTTTTTATAGAACAACTCTATTTTATTCTTCATTTTTTACATCCAGTTATCTGCGTTCCATACTTTCCATGAAGGATAAAGtaaggaaactgctgggcgtccccgggggatctgattccccagccccgggtccccagccgtcggatcaaccattttaacggttagatttgcatgtagcaaaaaaaatctccggcagcaaaaaaccacctccggcagcaaatgactgaagcaaaaaacggttcgttcagaaaagaaaataaaaaagctgggctcgccggagaccacgtagcaaacatattacgcagatgtagcaaaaccgcaaatTAATTGTAGCAATTTTTTTATTCACATGTTGCAAATCCTCTAAAACATCAACGGAGACCTCACCTGCAGCTGGCAACAGTGCCGTCCgaggttgcagcaactccgtcCGCCTAGGACAGCAACGTTAGAAGCCTCTAGTAGCAACATCCTATGCCTAGGGTAGCAAAAGTAGGCCTCCGCCCATAGCAAAAATCTACCCTCCATCGGTAGCAATGCCGGACACCTTAAATAGC contains:
- the LOC124698551 gene encoding 17.9 kDa class I heat shock protein-like; its protein translation is MSLIPRGTGFDPFSFAFSDPFDGFPFGSLVPRASSSSETAAFAGARIDWKETPEAHVLKADVPGLKKEEVKVEVQDGNVLQISGERSKEQEEKTDTWHRVERSSGKFMRRFRLPDNAKVDQVKAAMENGVLTVTVPKEEAKKPDVKSIQISG